In the genome of Danio rerio strain Tuebingen ecotype United States chromosome 23, GRCz12tu, whole genome shotgun sequence, one region contains:
- the LOC793479 gene encoding chemokine XC receptor 1-like — protein sequence MTDENTTYDYDDYYEDQLCRKDDVVKFGSIIIPLFFSIVVVMSCIGNILVLIILALYENLKSLTNVFIIHLSVSNLLFTFGLPFWASYFIHGWTFGEIGCKAVKFLFYVGFYSSVMFLTLMTIQRYMAVVHPLSDWEKCRCFSVAPIIIWMMSGTAALVGAHYSKILKDLNNTYCEYESIKVKSGIAYYQNAFFFIAFIFVWFCYGRMCWAITKYHNRETHRTVRLTFLIALLLFFGWTPYNIAMFLRSLTDQNIYPFTLCEVSKTVDYAYYICRLIAFSHCSVNPALFIFADANFCKHLRKRSWKFFSNIDVYE from the coding sequence ATGACTGATGAGAACACAACATATGACTATGATGATTACTATGAGGACCAGTTGTGCCGCAAAGACGACGTGGTCAAATTTGGATCCATTATTATCCCGCTGTTTTTCTCTATAGTGGTTGTGATGAGCTGCATTGGGAACATCCTGGTCTTGATCATCCTGGCGCTTTACGAGAATCTGAAATCCCTGACCAATGTGTTCATCATCCATTTATCGGTATCAAATCTGCTGTTCACGTTTGGTCTTCCATTCTGGGCTTCGTACTTCATCCATGGTTGGACGTTTGGAGAGATTGGCTGTAAAGCGGTCAAGTTTCTGTTCTACGTGGGCTTTTACAGCAGCGTGATGTTCTTGACTCTCATGACCATTCAGCGCTACATGGCAGTGGTTCATCCTTTGTCCGACTGGGAGAAATGCAGATGCTTTTCAGTCGCTCCCATTATCATTTGGATGATGAGTGGAACGGCTGCGCTGGTTGGTGCACATTATAGCAAAATCCTGAAAGATCTGAACAACACATACTGTGAATATGAAAGTATTAAAGTCAAATCAGGCATTGCTTATTATCAGAACGCTTTTTTCTTCATTGCATTTATATTTGTGTGGTTTTGCTATGGCCGAATGTGTTGGGCgataacaaaatatcacaatcgTGAGACACACAGAACTGTTAGACTAACATTTCTCATTGCACTGTTGCTATTTTTCGGTTGGACTCCATATAACATTGCTATGTTCCTGAGATCTCTGACTGATCAGAATATATATCCATTTACACTCTGTGAAGTAAGCAAAACAGTCGACTACGCATATTACATTTGCCGACTGATTGCTTTCTCACACTGTAGCGTCAATCCAGCATTGTTCATTTTTGCTGATGCAAATTTCTGCAAACATTTACGAAAACGTTCATGGAAGTTCTTTTCAAATATCGATGTCTATGAATAA
- the xcr1a.1 gene encoding chemokine (C motif) receptor 1a, duplicate 1: MTLNNTTYDYDDDYEDQLCRKDDVVKFGSIIIPLFFSIVVVMSCIGNVLVLIILALYESLKFLTNVFILNLALSDLLFTFGLPFWASYFIHGWTFGEIGCKAVKFLFYVGFYSSVLFLTLMTIQRYMAVVHPLSDWEKCRCFSVAPIIIWMMSGTAALVGAHYSKILKDLNNTYCEYESIKVKSGIAYFQNAFFFAAFLIMGFCYCRMLQTITNARTSKRHKTVRLIFSIALVFFIGWAPYNIAMFLRSLTDQNIPPFTICEVSKGVDYAYYLCRLLAFSHCCLNPVFYVFVGVKFRNHLYMILEKILKKKKKLDSSQGRMAKNQSQGSMY; encoded by the coding sequence ATGACTCTGAACAACACAACATATGACTACGATGATGACTATGAGGACCAGTTGTGCCGCAAAGACGACGTGGTCAAATTTGGATCCATTATTATCCCGCTGTTTTTCTCTATAGTGGTTGTGATGAGCTGCATTGGGAACGTCCTGGTCTTGATCATCCTGGCGCTTTACGAGAGTCTGAAATTCCTGACCAATGTGTTCATCCTCAATTTAGCTCTGTCAGATCTGCTGTTTACTTTTGGCCTTCCATTCTGGGCTTCATACTTCATCCATGGTTGGACGTTTGGAGAGATTGGCTGTAAAGCGGTCAAGTTTCTGTTCTACGTGGGCTTTTACAGCAGCGTGTTGTTCTTGACTCTCATGACCATTCAGCGCTACATGGCAGTGGTTCATCCTCTGTCCGATTGGGAGAAATGCAGATGCTTTTCAGTCGCTCCCATTATCATTTGGATGATGAGTGGAACGGCTGCGCTGGTTGGTGCACATTATAGCAAAATCCTGAAAGATCTGAACAACACATACTGTGAATATGAAAGTATTAAAGTCAAATCAGGCATTGCTTATTTCCAGAACGCTTTTTTCTTCGCTGCATTTCTAATTATGGGTTTCTGCTATTGCCGAATGCTTCAGACTATAACAAATGCACGCACCAGTAAAAGACACAAGACCGTTCGATTAATTTTCTCCATCGCTCTGGTGTTTTTCATTGGTTGGGCTCCATATAACATTGCTATGTTCCTGAGATCTTTGACCGATCAGAATATCCCTCCATTCACCATCTGTGAAGTAAGTAAAGGAGTCGACTACGCATATTACCTTTGCCGTTTGCTAGCTTTCTCACACTGCTGTCTGAATCCAGTGTTTTACGTGTTTGTTGGCGTAAAGTTTAGGAATCACCTGTATATGATTCTGGAGaagatcttgaaaaaaaaaaaaaaactcgattCCAGTCAGGGCAGAATGGCAAAAAATCAGTCACAAGGTTCAATGTACTGA
- the LOC793148 gene encoding chemokine XC receptor 1-like, producing MTEEYTTLDDEPEDELCRKDAVIKFGSIVIPLFFALLVVFSCVGNTLVLVILVLYEKLKSLINLLILNLALSDLLFTFGLPFWASYFIHGWTFGEIGCKAVKFLFYVGFYSSVLFLTLMTIQRYMAVVHPLSDWKKHRCFSVAPFIIWILSGTAALSVSLRSKVLIHDDNLYCEFDSIKVKHVAVYSQNIFFLMAFCIMGFCHARMFQVITQSQSRRRRKTINLIFCIGIAFFIGWVPYNIVMLLKTLQDYALPPFLICSVSIHLDYAFYACRLLAFSHCCLNPVLYTLIGERFQKHLRTLPKKICLK from the coding sequence ATGACTGAAGAGTACACAACTCTCGATGATGAGCCAGAAGATGAACTCTGCCGGAAAGATGCGGTCATCAAATTCGGATCCATTGTTATTCCACTCTTTTTTGCTCTTCTGGTTGTGTTTAGCTGCGTTGGTAACACGTTGGTTCTGGTCATCCTGGTGCTGTATGAGAAGCTTAAATCCCTGATCAACCTCCTGATTCTCAATTTAGCTCTGTCAGATCtgctcttcacttttggacttccTTTCTGGGCTTCGTACTTCATCCATGGTTGGACGTTTGGAGAGATTGGCTGTAAAGCGGTCAAGTTTCTGTTCTACGTGGGCTTTTACAGCAGCGTGTTGTTCTTAACTCTAATGACCATTCAGCGCTACATGGCAGTGGTTCATCCTCTGTCCGACTGGAAGAAACACAGATGTTTTTCAGTTGCGCCATTTATCATTTGGATTCTAAGTGGAACAGCTGCGCTGTCAGTCTCACTTCGCAGCAAAGTCTTAATACACGATGATAACCTTTACTGTGAATTTGACAGTATAAAAGTAAAACATGTCGCCGTTTACTCACAAAACATTTTCTTCTTGATGGCGTTTTGCATCATGGGATTTTGCCATGCCAGAATGTTTCAGGTAATAACCCAATCTCAATCGAGACGTCGACGGAAAACTATCAATCTCATATTTTGCATAGGCATAGCGTTCTTCATCGGCTGGGTTCCATACAACATTGTTATGCTCTTGAAAACTTTACAGGATTACGCTTTGCCGCCATTCTTAATCTGTAGTGTCTCCATTCATCTTGACTATGCATTTTATGCTTGCCGTCTATTGGCGTTTTCACACTGCTGCCTAAACCCAGTGCTTTATACTTTAATTGGAGAAAGATTCCAGAAACATTTACGAACATTACCcaagaaaatatgtttaaaataa